From a single Nicotiana tomentosiformis chromosome 2, ASM39032v3, whole genome shotgun sequence genomic region:
- the LOC104097641 gene encoding dof zinc finger protein DOF4.6-like has product MDMDPSSAQHLHQDMSSQTLESMFACTKPHQEKKPKPADEVQKCPRCDSANTKFCYYNNYSLTQPRYFCKSCKRYWTKGGTLRIVPVGGGSRKNKRSSSSKRSQDQSLTASPNQISSLTQLSYDSNDLRLARLQNQESGQLGLENHDISMMYRELQKTFRTEAIFSDTLHLANSENSVSCDVLKNRGMCTSSAEAVVSAGFLDALRGGILETPINGFNHDLYYINGNMGHVENGDMGVNSSEEMVTRFDQEMRNGAITPNEETLVKEEKVRVEFCGDFRGKLMEMEI; this is encoded by the exons ATGGATATGGATCCTTCTAGTGCACAACATCTACACCAG GACATGTCTTCCCAAACACTAGAAAGCATGTTTGCATGCACAAAACCACATCAAGAAAAGAAACCAAAGCCTGCAGATGAAGTACAAAAATGTCCGAGATGTGACTCTGCCAACACCAAATTTTGCTATTACAACAACTATAGTCTCACTCAGCCTAGATACTTTTGCAAATCATGCAAAAGGTACTGGACAAAAGGAGGTACATTAAGAATTGTTCCTGTTGGAGGAGGCTCTAGAAAGAACAAAAGATCATCATCATCAAAGAGAAGTCAAGATCAATCTTTGACCGCTAGTCCTAATCAAATATCATCTCTCACACAATTGTCGTATGATTCCAATGACCTACGCCTAGCTAGGCTCCAAAATCAAGAAAGTGGACAACTAGGACTTGAAAACCATGATATCTCAATGATGTATCGTGAGTTGCAGAAAACATTTCGAACTGAGGCAATTTTTTCAGATACGTTGCATCTCGCAAATTCTGAGAATAGTGTCAGTTGTGATGTTCTGAAAAACCGTGGCATGTGCACCTCTTCTGCAGAAGCTGTTGTTTCTGCTGGATTTCTTGATGCACTTAGGGGTGGAATTCTTGAAACCCCAATTAATGGCTTTAACCATGACTTGTACTATATTAATGGGAACATGGGACATGTAGAAAATGGTGATATGGGGGTGAATTCAAGTGAAGAAATGGTTACACGTTTTGATCAAGAAATGAGAAATGGTGCCATAACACCTAATGAAGAGACATTAGTGAAAGAAGAGAAGGTGAGAGTAGAATTTTGTGGGGATTTCCGTGGAAAATTAATGGAGATGGAAATATGA
- the LOC104113661 gene encoding small ribosomal subunit protein uS12, which yields MGKTRGMGAGRKLKSHRRRQRWADKSYKKSHLGNEWKKPFAGSSHAKGIVLEKIGIEAKQPNSAIRKCARVQLIKNGKKIAAFVPNDGCLNYIEENDEVLIAGFGRKGHAVGDIPGVRFKVVKVSGVSLLALFKEKKEKPRS from the exons ATGGG GAAGACACGTGGAATGGGAGCTGGTCGTAAACTGAAGTCCCACCGCAGGAGGCAGCGGTGGGCTGATAAATCTTATAAGAAATCTCATCTTGGCAATGAATGGAAGAAGCCATTCGCAGGGTCATCTCATGCAAAGGGGATTGTCCTGGAGAAAAT CGGTATTGAAGCTAAACAGCCCAACTCTGCCATTAGAAAGTGTGCTCGAGTTCAGCTGATTAAGAATGGGAAGAAGATAGCTGCTTTTGTTCCCAATGATGGTTGTTTGAACTACATTGAAGAGAAT GACGAGGTGTTGATTGCTGGATTTGGTCGTAAGGGACATGCTGTGGGAGATATTCCTGGTGTTAGGTTCAAGGTTGTGAAGGTGTCTGGTGTCTCACTTTTGGCTCTCTTCAAAGAGAAAAAGGAGAAGCCAAGATCTTAA